A portion of the Gammaproteobacteria bacterium genome contains these proteins:
- a CDS encoding ComF family protein: MVYGWMRAVTGSGRSRCALCGQGCGDLGLCPGCLADLPYQGAACTRCAIPLSSDGICGHCLEASPPYEEAVAIFDYREPAGVMIRRLKFDGHLAYARTLGKIMAIELERRRIRLPHVILPVPLHPRRLAERGFNQAVELARPLAAHFGIPLDRSSCLRTRATAEQTGLKADERRRNVRRAFSVSSALAGADVALIDDVMTTGSTLEALALALRRAGARRVAAWVCARAASIRG; the protein is encoded by the coding sequence ATGGTTTACGGATGGATGCGGGCCGTCACCGGTTCCGGGCGGTCCCGGTGTGCGCTCTGCGGCCAGGGCTGCGGTGATCTCGGGCTGTGTCCGGGCTGTCTTGCGGACCTGCCGTATCAGGGTGCAGCCTGTACGCGCTGCGCGATACCGCTGTCGTCGGACGGGATTTGCGGCCACTGCCTGGAGGCGTCGCCACCGTATGAAGAGGCGGTGGCGATCTTCGACTACAGGGAGCCGGCCGGCGTCATGATCAGGCGCCTGAAATTTGACGGCCACCTGGCTTACGCGCGTACCCTGGGGAAAATCATGGCGATTGAGCTCGAGCGGCGCAGGATTCGTCTTCCACACGTGATCCTTCCGGTGCCACTCCATCCTCGCCGCCTGGCCGAGCGTGGATTCAATCAGGCGGTGGAACTTGCGCGACCGCTGGCGGCGCATTTCGGGATCCCGCTCGATCGCAGCAGTTGCCTGCGCACGCGTGCGACTGCGGAACAGACCGGTTTGAAGGCGGACGAGCGGCGCCGGAACGTCAGGCGGGCGTTCAGCGTGTCATCCGCACTGGCCGGCGCGGATGTTGCGCTGATCGACGACGTGATGACCACCGGCAGCACGCTTGAGGCGCTGGCGCTGGCATTGAGGCGCGCCGGTGCGCGGCGCGTGGCGGCGTGGGTCTGCGCGCGAGCGGCATCGATCCGCGGCTGA